From one Triticum aestivum cultivar Chinese Spring chromosome 4B, IWGSC CS RefSeq v2.1, whole genome shotgun sequence genomic stretch:
- the LOC123095007 gene encoding chaperone protein dnaJ 11, chloroplastic — MISPCPTLSFHSSGFFSRSASFSRPASFSPRPMSPPALPAGQAPPPVLSAQFAHPATLSRSAFFSTSDVAVLVRDASSCFYEVLGLDAGASDGEIKAAYHCLARAVHPNVSLHPATSADDFIRVHAAYSMLSNPSKRNDYDRRMIMIPSAVGCRSGPNLARSPSFTGCRRRTWETDQCW; from the coding sequence ATGATCTCCCCGTGCCCCACTCTCTCCTTCCACTCCTCTGGCTTCTTCTCCCGCTCCGCCTCCTTCTCCCGTCCGGCCTCATTCTCCCCGAGGCCCATGTCGCCGCCTGCCTTGCCGGCCGGCCAGGCACCGCCGCCGGTGCTCTCGGCCCAATTCGCCCACCCCGCCACCTTATCCCGCTCCGCCTTCTTCTCCACATCTGACGTCGCTGTGCTGGTCCGCGACGCCTCCTCCTGCTTCTACGAGGTGCTAGGCCTGGACGCCGGTGCGAGCGACGGGGAGATCAAGGCCGCGTACCACTGTCTAGCTCGCGCTGTCCACCCGAACGTGTCCCTGCACCCTGCCACATCCGCCGACGACTTTATACGGGTGCACGCCGCCTATAGCATGCTCTCCAACCCCAGCAAGCGCAACGACTATGACCGCCGCATGATCATGATCCCCTCTGCCGTCGGCTGCCGCAGCGGCCCGAACCTCGCCCGCTCGCCATCGTTCACCGGGTGCCGCCGCCGCACCTGGGAGACCGACCAGTGCTGGTGA